The genomic interval TCCCGCCTCCACGGATTTTTTTCGGAAGGCCTTGCCTGACTTGAAGTTGCAGGTGATTCCGATCTGATAGCTGCGGGCGCACCACGGCTGCCGCGTGATGACCCGGCGCACGAATCCGTCGCCCTGCGCCGTGATCTCCTGCCCCTCGTCGAGCAGGCTGCGCGCCGAGAACGAGAGCGTGAACCGCCTGCCGAAACGCTTCTTTACCTCTGCGTTGAGGAACTGCATCGGCTCGACTGTCGCATTGCCGAATGTCATGCGGCTTTGGTAGCGGTAGGAGAGGTCCACATAGAAGTTCGCCGGCAGTTCGATCGTCGCCGAGACATTGGCCAGCAGGATATGCTGGAAGGTCTCGGGGGCATGCTGTTCGACACGCTGGCCGCGCCGCATATAGTTGGCTCCCATGTTGATCTGTAACCATTCGGTCGGTTGTATGGGCAGGTTTGCCGCCGCATACCACGTCTTCGTGTCGTCGTAATTGACCCAGAGGATGCCGAGCATGTCCGGATTGTCCGCATCGGCCGCGGTGGTCTGGTTGATTTCGTCCCGCTGGAGGATGACGCCGCCCGTGAGCGTGTATTTGTGCGCCAGCACCAGCGTCAGGCTCACGTCCTGCTTGTAGGCGGGGTCGAGCAGCGGGTTTCCGGTCTGGTAGGTGTAGTCCGAAATCTGCATCCGCTGGGGTGTGAGCGTCCAGAACCGCGGCCGTTCGATCGTGCGGGCGTATTGGGCGACGAGCGAATAGGCGCCGTCCTCCGAGAGACGGCAGGAGAGGTTCGCGTTCGGGAAGAGCGAGAAGTAATCTTGCCCGACGTCGCCGCGTCCGTAGGTGTGGGTATATTCTCCGCGCAGGCCGGCCACCGCGCTCCAGCGGCCCAGTGAAGCCGTCACGACGCCGTACGCCGCTGCGATATGTTCCGTGTAGTTGATTTCGAAGCTCTGCGCCTCGTTGCGCGTCCATGCCTCTCCGCGGAGGTATTCGTAACGGGCGTCGTTGCGCATTTCGTTACGCGTGTATTTGATCCCGGTCCTGAGTCTCCAGCGCTTCGAGAAACGCTTGTCGAGTGCGAGCGTCAGCGCCGCCACGTCGTAGCTGCTGCGCGTGCGGTCGCGGTAGAGCGAATCGACGGCCGGAGCGGGCGCGGGCGGGGCGATACGGCTGCGGTTATCGTTGCGGAGCGACGTGTTGCGGTGTGCGTAGTCGCCCAGCACCTTGAAGGTCGAACCCAGCGTGTCGATCTTCCGGACGTAGTTGAACGTCCCCTCGTAGCCGTTTGCGGCGTTCCCGCCCGCATAGCGGCTCGCGGTGTTCGTCACGCTTCCGGACGTCATGTCCGTCGAGGTTCCGGTCGTCGTCTGCGTGTTGAGGTGCAGGTACGAGAATTCGGCTCCGAGGCTGTTCCTTCCGTCGAACTCGTAAACGGCCCCCAGTGTCGCGCCGCCGTTGTAGTCGTCGTCGTTCATCGACGATGCGGCGCTCAGCCGTTTCCGCCCTGCGGTGTAGGAGGTCTCCTCCTGGCTGTCCATTTCCGATGAGCCGAGCTGTCCCCAGGCCGAGACGTTGAGGTCGAGCCGTCCGCTGTGGATCGAGACGTTGCCCCCGGGGCCGTAGCGATGTATCAGTCCGCTCTGTTCCGTGCGCAGCGAGAGCGAGCCCTGCAAGCCGTCCTCGCGCCGTTTGCGGAGCGTGATGAGGACGATGCCGCCCGCCGCGTCGGCGTCGTGGTCCGCGCCGGCCGTGGGGACGATCTCGATCCGCTGGATTTCCTCGGCGCGCAGCGATCGGAGGTAGGCCATGAGCTGCGCGGGTTCCATGCGCAGCTCGCGGTCGTTCACGAACACCTTCGTGCCGCCCTTGCCGTTGATCGAGATTTTCTCGCCGTCCATCCATACGCCGGGAGCGCGTTCGAGCAGCTCCGCGCCGTCGCGCCCTGCCGCCGCCGGCGCATTGGCCACGTCCACCACGAAGCGGTCGGCCTCGCGCCGGACGATCCGGGCCTTCACCACGACCCCTTCGATCTGCGTGGCCGAGCTGCGCAGTACGAAGTCCCCCAGGTCGCTCTCCGCCGCCACATGCACCTGCCGCGTCAGCGGGTCGTAGCCCAGGTATTGAATCCGGAGCGTGTAGTCTCCCGCAGGGGCTTTCAGCGTGAAGCGCCCCTCGGCGTCGGTGGCTGTTCCCGTCACCTGCGCCGAATCCCGGAGCAGGACGACCGTGGCGTATTCCACGGCTCCGCCCCGTTCGTCCATCACGCGTCCTTTCGAGGGGCATAGACGTGCCGCGGAGAGCTCTCCGGCGACGAAAACCAGCATGACGATCAGGGTAATCAGTTTTTTCATAATATTATGTGTTTAATTGTAGTGTGTCTCGATCTCTATATTGCTCTGCAAATATATATAAAAATAATAATAGTTTGCAATACATAGTACTAAGAAAATATCGGAAAAAATATTCCTTCTTCCGGTCCGGACCGCATATTTCGCTGTGTCATGGGCGGTTGGTTTCTTCTTGTCCGCCCCGGCATTCCGGGAACCCTGCCGAATCCCTGCCGGACCTCCGCCCGGTGCGCGATGGGACGGATCCGCAGGTGCGTTCCCGGATTGCGGACGCCGACCGTTGCCGATTTATGAAACGGCAGGGCGGCGGAGTTAGGAATCCCGGAAAAAATCGCTATCTTTGCTGCTTGGATTGATTAATATGGTGTATCGGCTCCCGGCGCCTCCGAAAGCCGCGCCGTGCGGAGCGTTCCTTTCCGAACCGAGATTATGCTGAGTGCCCTCTATTACCTGTTTTTGGTGCTGTTGTGCACCTTTTTCATGTTGCTTTCGGCCGTCGCGCTGGTGGTCTGTTGGCCGTTCGACCGCGCGCGCCGTGTCGTGCATTTCCTCTCGCGCGTGCTGGTGCGGATTTTCTTCGCCGTGCCTCCCTTCTGGCGGCAGCGGGTCGAGGGGCTCGGGCGGATCGACCGCCGCCGGCCCTACGTCATCGTCGTGAACCACAATACGGTGATCGACATTCCGGCGCTTTACTACCTGCCGCTCAATTTCCGCTGGGTCTCCAAGCGCGAGGTCTATAAGGTCCCCTTCTTCGGGCAGTTCCTCTTCCTGCACGGCGACATCTGCATCGACCGCGGCCGTGCCGCGGAGGCGATGGAGCAGTTGCTCCGCGAGGGCCGCATGTGGATCGCCCGCGGAGCCTCCGTGGCCGTCTTCCCCGAGGGCACGCGTTCGAAGGACGGCGAGATTCACCGCTTCAAGGCCGGGGCCTTCACGCTGGCGAAGGAGACCGGTGCGGACATCCTTCCCGTGGTGCTCGACGGCACGAAGAGCCTGATCGGTCCGAAGGGCCTCTTCGACTGGCGCAACCGCATCACGATCCGCGTGCTGCCGCCCGTGCCGGCCGGCGAGGTGGCCTCGGCGGATACGCACGAGCTGATGCGGCGCGTGCACGACGACATGTGTGCCGCGCTGGCCGACATCCGCAACAACCGTTAGACTATGGCAGATTTACTCAATACGAATCCCAACGACACCTACGGCGACGACGCCATCGTGACCCTCTCGCCGCGGGAGCATATCCGGCTGCGTCCGGGCATGTATATCGGCAAGCTGGGCGACGGCTCGCAGGCCGACGACGGCATCTACGTGCTCATCAAGGAGGTGGTCGATAACTCGGTGGACGAATTTATCATGGGAGCCGGCCACCGGGTCGAGATCACCGTCGAGCAGAACGTCGTGACGGTGCGCGATTACGGCCGCGGCATTCCTCTCAAGTCGCTCGCGGCGGCCGTCTCGGAGATGAACACCGGCGGCAAGTACGGCGGCTCGGCCTTCAAGAAGACCGTGGGCCTGAACGGCGTGGGCGTCAAGGCCGTCAATATGCTCTCGAGCGAGTTTACGGCCCGCTCGGTCCGCGACGGCGAGGCCCGCACGGTGACCTTCGCCAAGGGACTGGAGCAGAGCGACCGCTGGGAGTCGGGCGTCGCGGAGAAGAACGGCACGCTGATTTCGTTCCGTGTGGACGAGGAGGTTTTCGGGCAGTACGCCTACAACCTCGAATACGTCGAGCAGATGGTGAAGAACTACACCTACCTGAACCTCGGGCTGACGTTCTGTCTCAACGGGCGGAACTATGTCTCGAAGAACGGCCTGCTGGACCTGCTGGGCGAGAATCTGACCGAGGAGCCGCTCTATGCGCCGATCCACCTCTCGGGCGACGACATCGAGGTGGCGATCACCCACGGCACGGGCTACGGCGAGAGTTATTTCTCGTTCGTGAACGGGCAGTACACCTCGCAGGGCGGCACGCACCAGGCGGCCTTCCGCGAGGCCATCGCCAAGACCGTCAAGGAGTTCTTCCACAAGGACTACGACCCGTCGGACATCCGCACGTCGGTCATCGCCGCCATTTCGGTCAAGGTCACCGACCCGGTCTTCGAGTCGCAGACCAAGATCAAGCTCGGCTCGAAGGAGATCGAACCGGGCGTCTCGATGCGCAACTTCGTCATGGACTTCCTCGGCAAGCACCTCGACGACTACCTGCACAAGCATCCCGAAACGGCCCAGACGTTGCAGAAGAAGATCGTCGAGAACGAGAAGGAGCGCAAGGCCATCTCGGGCATTCAGAAGAAGGCCCGCGAGACGGCCAAGAAGGTGTCGCTCAACAACCGCAAGCTGCGCGACTGCAAGATTCACTTCACCGACCGCAGCGAGCTGGCCGAACAGTCGATGATCTTCATCACGGAGGGCGACTCGGCCTCGGGGTCGATCACCGCCTCGCGCGACGTGCGCACGCAGGCCGTCTTCTCGCTGCGCGGCAAGCCGCTCAACTGCTACGGGCTCACGAAGAAGGTGGTTTACGAGAACGAGGAGTTCAACCTCCTGCAGGCGGCGCTCAACATCGAGGAGGATATGGAGAACCTGCGTTACAACAAGGTCATCATCGCCACCGACGCCGACGTGGACGGCATGCACATCCGTCTGTTGCTTACCTCGTTTTTCCTGCAGTTCTTCCCCGACGTGATCCGCACGGGCCACCTCTACATCCTCCAGACGCCGCTGTTCCGCGTCCGCAACCGGAAGAAGACCTTCTACTGCTACTCCGACGAGGAACGTCAGCGGGCCATCGCCGAGTGCGGCGCCGGCGTGGAGATCACCCGTTTCAAAGGTCTGGGCGAGATCTCCTCCGTGGAGTTCAAGGAGTTCATCGGCGAGAACATGCGCCTCGACCGGGTGCGTCTGACGAAGGATGACCCGATCCACGACCTGCTGGAGTTCTACATGGGCAAGAACACCTTCGAGCGGCAGGGCTTCATCATCGACAACCTGCGCATCGAGGAGGACCTCGTCGAGCAGGATCTGAAAATCAGCTGACGACTATGGCAGAAAACGACAAAGATACACGCAGCCCGCTCTCCGGCGATGCGCCCGACATGCCCGGCACGCCCGGCGCCGACATGCCCGCCGGAACATTCGCCGCTTCCGGAACACCCGCCGCTCCGGGGAAGGGTTCGGAGCTTTCCGGCGATTCCGCCGCACCGGCATCTTCCGGAGCTTCCGGCAGCGCCGCCGCCCCGGCGGAGACCGGAGAGGAGAATGCGGCGGCTCCGACCCGTCCGGGCCGGTTCGGCCGCCTGACGCAGGACGAAGGGGTGCGCAAACTGACGGGCATGTACCGCAACTGGTTCCTCGACTATGCCTCCTACGTGATTCTGGAGCGTGCCGTGCCGCACGTCGAGGACGGTCTGAAACCCGTGCAGCGGCGTATCCTCCACGCCATGAAGACCGTGGACGACGGCCGCTACAACAAGGTGGCGGGCATCGTCGGCGAAACGATGAAATACCACCCGCACGGCGACGCTTCGATCAAGGACGCGCTGGTGCAGCTCGGGCAGAAGGACCTGCTGATCGACTGCCAGGGCAACTGGGGCAATATCCTGACGGGCGACGAGGCCGCCGCAGGCCGGTACATCGAGGCGCGCCTGTCGAAATTCGCGCTCGACGTGGTTTTCAACCGGAAGACTACCGAGTGGATGCGCTCCTACGACGGCCGCAACGACGAGCCGGTGACCCTTCCGATCAAATTCCCGCTGCTGCTGGCCCAGGGATCGGACGGCATCGCCGTGGGACTGGCGTCGAAGATTTTGCCCCACAACTTCGTGGAGCTCATCAACGCCGCCATCGCCCACCTCGAAGGGCGCGATTTCCAGCTCTATCCCGACTTCCCGACGGGCGGCATGGCCGACGTGAGCCGTTACAACGACGGTCTGCGCGGCGGCGCGGTGAAGGTGCGCGCGAAGATTTCGAAGATCGACAAGCGCACGCTGGCCATCACCGAAATTCCCTATACCACCACCACCGAGTCGATCAAGGAGTCGATCATCAAGGCCAACGACAAGGGCAAGATCAAGATTCGCAAGGTGGACGACAACACGGCCGACAAGGTCGAGATCGTGATCCAGGTCGCCCCCGACGAGTCGTCGGACAAGACCATCGACGCCCTCTACGCCTTCACCGACTGCGAGGTGTCGATCGCTCCGAACGCCTGCGTCATCTGGGACGAGAAGCCGCATTTCCTGGGCGTGAAGGAGATTCTGCGCCGTTCGGCCGAACATACGAAATACCTGCTGGGCCGCGAGCTGGAGATCCGCCTCGGCGAGTTGCAGGAGGCGTGGCACGCCGCGTCGCTCGAGCGCATCTTCATCGAGCACAGGCTCTATCAGCTCATCGAGGGCTGCAAGACGCGCGAAGAGGCCTATGCGGCTGTCGATAAGGGGCTGGAGCCCTTCAAGAAACAGTTGCGGCGCGAAGTGACGACGGAGGACGTGCAGAAGCTCACCGAGCTGAAGTTCATCCGTATTTCGCGCTACGACACGGAGAAGGCCGACAACGAAATCCGCCAGATCGAGGAGGATATCCGCTCGACGCAGTACCATCTGGCGCACCTGACGGAGTACGCCGTCGCCTGGTACGAGCGCATCCGCGACAAGTACGGCAAGGGGCGCGAACGCCGCACCGAACTGCGCGAGTTCGACTCGATCGAGGCGACGAAGGTGGCCGTCACCAACGCCCGGCTCTACGTGGACCGCGCCGAGGGTTTCTTCGGCATCGGCAAGTCGATGAAGGACGCCGAACCGGTCTGCGACTGCTCGGACATCGACGACGTGATCGTCTTCACGAAGGAGGGGCGCTATGTCATTACGAAGGTTTCGGACAAAGCCTTTTTCCAGAAGGGCATCTACTACATCGGTGTCTTCAAGCGCAACGACGAGCGTACGATCTACAATGTCCTCTACCGCGACGGCAAGAACGGTCCGCTGATGATGAAGCGGTGCGCCATCAAGGGCGTCACGCGCGACAAGGAGTACGACATCACGAAAGGCACGCCCAAGAGCGAGATTCTCTATATGTCTGTCAATCCGAACGGTGAGGCCGAAGTGCTGAAGGTTTACTTCAAGCCGCGTCCGCGCCTGAAGAAGGTGATCGTGGACCTCGACTTCTCGACGCTCGCCATCAAGGGCCGTCAGAGCCAGGGCAACCTCTTTTCGCGGTACGGCATCCACAAGATCGTGCTCAAGGAGCGCGGCGCCTCGACGCTCGGCGGGCTGAACGTCTGGTTCGACGAGGACGTGCGGCGTCTCAATTCGGACGGCCGCGGCAAGTGGCTCGGCGAGTTCAAGGGGGACGACAAGCTGATCGTGTGGACCTCTAAGAATCAATACTATATTACGGGGTATGACCTCGGGCAGCACTTCCCCGACGAGACGGTGCGCGTGGACCGCTACGATCCCGACCGGATTTACAGCCTCTGCTACTACGACCGGGGACAGCGGTACTACTACATGAAGCGTTTCACGGCCGAGACGAGCGACCGCCTGCAAGCGTTCCTCGACGAGGACGCCGATTTCGTCTGCGTCACCGATTGCCGTGGCGCGCAGCTCGAGATTGCCTACAAGGGGGCGCATGCCACGCGTCCGGCCGATCTGGTGGATGTGGACGAGTTCGTGGGCGTGAAGAGCCACCGGGCCAAGGGCAAGCGCTTGACGACTTACGACGTGGCCGCGCTTCGCTTCGTCGAACCCGAACTGCCGCCCGAGCCGGACGGGGAGGAAGTCCCCTCGGACGGGGATCCGGACGGAGCCTTCGGCGGGGGAAATCCGGCGGCCGCCGCTGACGGCGGTGCGGTCGGGAGCGAGGATGCCGGCAATGCCGGGAACGCCTCCGGAAACGGCGGACATGCCGGGTGTGACGGACATGCGGGAAACGGCGCGGTTCCCGGGAATCCGGAAGGCCCTGCCGGGAATGTCCCCGGAGCGGCCGGCCGGGATGCCGTAAGCCGGACCGGGAAACCCGCCGCCGCGAAGCCGGTGGCGGCGACGCACGGACTGCCTCAGTCGGGTACGGTCGCAGGGGGCGTGGAGTTCGAGATCGAACGGGCGAAAGGCGATGCGGACGAGGTGATTGACCCCGAGCAGTTAAACCTTTTCTGAAGATGGAACCGTTGTTTCTGGTGGGATACATGGGTTGCGGCAAGAGTACGCTCGGCCGCAAGCTGGCCCGGCGGCTCGGCGTTCCCTTCGCCGATACGGATGCGCTCGTCGAGCGGCGCGAAGGCGCCTCCGTGGCCGACGTCTTCCGTTACGAGGGCGAGGCGTGTTTCCGCCGGATCGAGCGCGAGGTGCTGGAGGAGACGGTCGGGGCGGGCGAAGCCGCCGTCGTCTCCACGGGCGGCGGCCTGCCCGTCTGGGGCGACAACATGGCGTATATGAACCGCGCGGGGCGGACGGTCTATCTGCGCCGGACGGCGGAGCAAATCGCCCGGCGGCTCAGCCCCTACGGACGGCAGAAGCGGCCCCGCCTGCGGGGACTCGGCGACGGGGAACTGGTGGACTTCATGACGCGCGACATGGCCTCCCGCGAACCTTTCTATGCGCAGGCTGCGCTGACCGTCGAGTGCGGCGCCTGCACGGACGACGAAATCGTGGAACGGATTCTGACTTTCCTGCGTGAATGCGAAGTACGATAACGCCCCCGTCGGGGTGTACGATTCCGGGCTGGGCGGGCTGACCGTCTGGCGCGAGATCCGCCGTGCGCTGCCCGCCGAGTCGCTCGTCTATCTGGGCGACGGCGCGAACTGTCCCTACGGGTCGCGGCCGCGCGAGGAGGTGCGGCGGCTGGCCGATGCGGCCGTCGGACGGCTCGCGGAGGCGGGGTGCAAGCTGGTCGTCGTGGCCTGCAACACGGCTACGGCCGCCGCGATCGACAGCCTGCGCTCCGGATATGCCCCGCTGCCGATCGTGGGGATGGAGCCGGCCGTGAAACCCGCCTGTCTGGCCACCCGCAGCGGGGTGGTGGGGGTGCTGGCCACCGAGCGGAGCCTCGACGGCGAGCTGTTCCGCCGCACCGCCGCGAAATACGGCGGCGGCATCGAGGTGCTGACCGTTCCGGGACGGGGCTTCGTGGAGCTGGTGGAGGCCGACCGGGAGGATACGCCCGAGGCCGAAGCCTGCGTGCGTGCCGTCGTGGAGCCGATGCTGGAGCGGGGCGCCGATCAGATCGTGCTCGGCTGCACGCACTATCCCTTTCTGCGGCCCGTGCTCGACCGCATCGTGGCGGGACGCGACGTGCGGATCGTCGATCCGTCGCCCGCCGTCGCGCGTCGGGTGGCGGAGCTGCTCGACCGCGGCGGACTGCGCGCCGCGCCGGACCACCTTCCCCGCTACGAATTCATCACCTTCGCCGACGAAGCCTATCGTCTGCGGCTCGTGCGGAAAGCCCTCGGCTGACCGGGGGAGGGAGCCGGGCCGGGTCGCATGGCCGGGATACGGATGAATGTCCGGGTTCCTTGGATGTCTTGTCCCCGTATATGATGCGAAATGAGATATGACCGGACCTACTGCGTTGTCGTCTATTGCGTTGCGTGTTCGGGTCGGTGCGATTTTTTCCGCTGCGTTTTTAATTCCGCAAATTATTCCGTATCTTCGCTTGATATTATCAAGCGTTAGACGACATGGCATCCAAAAACAGCACGAATAATACGTCGCCGGCCTCCGGCCGGAGGCCGACTGCCGAACGGACCAACGGCGACAGCATCCGCTGGATCGGGGGTTTGCTGCTCCTCTTCGCGGGACTGTTCGCCGTCGCGTCGGTCCTCTTCTCGTTCGTTAGCTGGGATGTGGACCAGAGCATCTTGCAGAAGCCGGCCGAGGAGCGCGAGCTGCTCGGCAACGAGGTGGAGAACCTCTGCGGCGAGACGGGGGCTCGGCTGGGGCGTCTGCTGGTGGACGATTCGTTCGGGGTGTTCGGCATACTGATTCCCGTGATGGTGGTGCTCGTGGGGCTGCGGATCATCCGTCAGCGTCCGCTGCTGGTGAACCATTCGCTCCTCTCGCTGTTCCTCATCCTGATTCTCGGGTCGCTGACCCTGGGATTCGCCTTCGGTGACAACTGGAGCATCTGCTGCTCGACGGGCTGGGGCGGGGCGTTCGGCATCGAGGTCGCGGCGGTGCTGCATGCCCGTATCGGGGTCTTCGGAACGTTGATCCTGCTGCTCGGCGGCTGGATTCTGACCGGCGTGTTCATCAACCGCAACTTCATCAACAAAGTCAATCGGGCGGGCAACGCGATGGTGGACCGGAGCGGGCGCATCGTGGAGACCGTGCGCCGCAGGGTGGCGGGACGCATGCCGCTCGACGAGCCGCTCGGAGGCGAGGAGTTCCGCGGGACGGAACCAGCGGCCGCGGAGCCTTCGGAACCGTCCGGAGCGCATTCGCCGGGGGCGGAAAAGGCGGTGCGGGAGCGCGGTGCGTCCGCTCTCCGGGAGAATGTGTCGCCGGATGCCGGCGAAGAGGAGATCGCCGAAGCGGAGCGGCGGGCGTGGAGTGCGGCCGGAGCGGCGCGCACGACGCCGCAGTCCCATAGCGGCGGAACGGCGGCGGAGCATCGTCCGTCGGAGCCGTTCGCCGTGGAGCGTGCCGCGGCGGAACCGGAGGCGGTCCGGCGGACTGCCGGGCCGGAAGGGGCCTCCGAAGTGCGGATTTCGCGTCCTGCCGGGGAGGAGGAGAGTCCGTTCGTCGAGCTGACGCCCGACGGCGAGCCGCTCGTGCCGGAAAAGGCGGCTCCGGCCGTTCCTCCTGCTGCGGAGGAGGAGTTTACCGAGGTGGACCTGTCGCGTCCCGACGGGCGCTTGGTGATGGGCCGCGGAGGGCTCGTGGAGCTGGAGCGCCCGGCCGTGCGGCGGGAGACCGTGTCGGACGGACCTTTCACCGAGATCACCGTAGGCGGCGGAGAGGCTCCTGCGGAGGATCTGCGCACCCTTGCGGAGCGGATCGTGGCCGAACGCGCCGGAGCGCGGCGCGACGCCGCGCGGCCCGTGTTCGAGGAGCTGTCCGTGGCGGGGACCGGAGATGCCGGCATGTCCGCCGGAGGGGAGGAACCGCACCGTGCGGGGGCCCCCGGAGCCGGAGGCCCGGACATTGCGGAGCCGGAAGCCGGGGGATACGCGGCGGAGGAAGGATACGCGGCGGCCCGTCCGGAAGGCGGCGCGGGAAGCGCGGACGGGACCGTCCCGTCCGGTGCGGCGCCGGAGGGCGGAATGCCGGGGACGAGGCCGGAAACGGCGGCGGCCGGAAGTGTTGTGCCGGGAGTTCCGGCATCGGGCCAAACGGCTCCGGGCGGTGCGCAGCGGACGGAAGGGGTCGTGGTGACGGTCGAGGCCCGCGAGGCGCGGCTGGTCGATGAACGGCGGATTCCGACGGAGGCCTACGATCCGCTGAAGGACCTGGTGAACTACCGCAGGCCGCCCGTGACGCTGCTCGAGGACTACGTTTCCGATTCGGAGGTTTCGGACGAGGAGATTTTCGAGAACAAGACCCGGATCGAGGAGACGCTCCGGAATTTCGGCATCCCGATCCAGCGTATCAAGGCCACGGTCGGCCCGACGGTGACGCTGTACGAGATCGTGCAGAAACAGGGGGTCAAGATCGCCAAGATACAGGGCCTCCAGAACGACATAGCCCAGAGCCTCAAGGCCGAATCGGGCATCCGCATCATCGCGCCGATTCCGGGCCGCGGAACGATCGGCATCGAGGTCCCGAACCGCAGCAAGCAGGTCGTGTCGATGTACTCGGCCGTCCGGTCGCTGCGCTTTCAGGAGTCGAAGGCCGAGCTGCCGGTGGTGATCGGCCGCACGATCCAGAACGAGAACTTCGTCTTCGACCTGGCGAAGATGCCCCACCTGCTCGTGGCCGGAGCCACGGGACAGGGCAAGTCCGTCGGACTGAACGCCATCATCACGTCGCTGCTCTACCGCAAGCATCCCGCGCAGCTCAAGTTCGTGATGATCGACCCCAAGATGGTCGAATTCTCGCTCTACGCCAAGGTCGAGCGGCACTTCCTGGCCAAGATGGAATCCGAGGAGGAGGCGATCATCACCGATCCCAAGAAGGCGGTCTATACGCTCAACTCGCTCTGCACGGAGATGGACAACCGGCTGGAGCTGTGCAAGAAGGCCGGAGCGCGCAATATCGCCGAGTACAACGAGAAGTTCACCGCGCGGCGGCTCAACCCGATGAACGGCCACCGCTACATGCCCTACATCGTCGTGGTGATCGACGAGTTCGCCGATCTGATCATGACGGCCAAGGAGGTCGAGACGCCCGTGACGCGGCTGGCGCAGAAGGCCCGCGCGATCGGCATTCACCTCATCATCGCCACGCAGCGTCCCTCGGTCGATGTCATCACCGGCAAGATCAAGGCCAACTTCCCGGCCCGCATCGCGTTCCGCGTGATGCAGATGATCGACTCGCGCACGATTCTGGACCGTCCGGGTGCCGACCAGTTGATCGGCCGCGGCGACATGCTCATCTCGAAGGACGGCGAGCTGACCCGTATCCAGTGCGCGCTGGTCGAGACCAAGGAGGTGGAGCGCATCGTGGACTACATTTCGAAGCAGCAGGGCTATACGTCGGCCTACACGCTGCCCGATTACACGCCCGAGAGCGGCGAAGGGGGCGGTCTGGGCAGCGAGGAGTCCTCGGCGCCGGTGAAGTACGACTCGCTTTTCGCCGAGATCGCCCGCGACGCCGTGTCGGGCGGACAGATTTCGACCTCGATGATCCAGCGCAACTACGAGGTGGGTTTCAACCGCGCGGGACGCATCATGATGCAGCTCGAGCGGGCGGGCATCGTGGGCCGTCAGCAGGGCGCCAAGCCGCGCGACATCCTCTATCACGACCTGCCGTCGCTCGAGGCCAGACTGCAGGAGCTCGGGCTGTTCTGACGGGGCGGGATACCTCGGCGGGCCGGCAGGTCGGCGCGGCGCGGAAATAAGGGAACTGAAAAAACGGAGACAAACGATGATACGACGGATATTGTATGTGGCGGCCCTCCTCGCGGGGGTGTGCGAGGCTTCGGCCGCAGGACGCGCGGAGGAGATTCTGGGCCGTGTGGCCGAGGGGTTTCGCGCGATGAAGGACTACACGGTGCGCTTCGAGGTCGCGGCGGACGAATACCGGACCCCGGGAAGCTATGCCGTGCGCGGCGGAAGCTATTACCTCCGTCTGGGCGACGATGCCGAGGTCTATTCCGACGGACGGCTCCGCTACGAGGTGGACAACCGTCGCCGCGAGGTGACCGTGACGGAGGTGAACCGCGCGAGCCGCAATATCCTCGACAACCCCGTGCGGGCGTTCGACTTCCTCGGCAGCGAGTACGATTTCTCGCTCGAAGGGGAGAGCGGCGGCCGCGCCACGGTGCGGCTTGTGCCGACGGCGGAGAACGACACTTCGGCGGGCGTGGTGACGCTCGTGGTCGATACCTCCTCGATGCGGCCCGTGTCGCTGG from Alistipes dispar carries:
- a CDS encoding DNA translocase FtsK, with translation MASKNSTNNTSPASGRRPTAERTNGDSIRWIGGLLLLFAGLFAVASVLFSFVSWDVDQSILQKPAEERELLGNEVENLCGETGARLGRLLVDDSFGVFGILIPVMVVLVGLRIIRQRPLLVNHSLLSLFLILILGSLTLGFAFGDNWSICCSTGWGGAFGIEVAAVLHARIGVFGTLILLLGGWILTGVFINRNFINKVNRAGNAMVDRSGRIVETVRRRVAGRMPLDEPLGGEEFRGTEPAAAEPSEPSGAHSPGAEKAVRERGASALRENVSPDAGEEEIAEAERRAWSAAGAARTTPQSHSGGTAAEHRPSEPFAVERAAAEPEAVRRTAGPEGASEVRISRPAGEEESPFVELTPDGEPLVPEKAAPAVPPAAEEEFTEVDLSRPDGRLVMGRGGLVELERPAVRRETVSDGPFTEITVGGGEAPAEDLRTLAERIVAERAGARRDAARPVFEELSVAGTGDAGMSAGGEEPHRAGAPGAGGPDIAEPEAGGYAAEEGYAAARPEGGAGSADGTVPSGAAPEGGMPGTRPETAAAGSVVPGVPASGQTAPGGAQRTEGVVVTVEAREARLVDERRIPTEAYDPLKDLVNYRRPPVTLLEDYVSDSEVSDEEIFENKTRIEETLRNFGIPIQRIKATVGPTVTLYEIVQKQGVKIAKIQGLQNDIAQSLKAESGIRIIAPIPGRGTIGIEVPNRSKQVVSMYSAVRSLRFQESKAELPVVIGRTIQNENFVFDLAKMPHLLVAGATGQGKSVGLNAIITSLLYRKHPAQLKFVMIDPKMVEFSLYAKVERHFLAKMESEEEAIITDPKKAVYTLNSLCTEMDNRLELCKKAGARNIAEYNEKFTARRLNPMNGHRYMPYIVVVIDEFADLIMTAKEVETPVTRLAQKARAIGIHLIIATQRPSVDVITGKIKANFPARIAFRVMQMIDSRTILDRPGADQLIGRGDMLISKDGELTRIQCALVETKEVERIVDYISKQQGYTSAYTLPDYTPESGEGGGLGSEESSAPVKYDSLFAEIARDAVSGGQISTSMIQRNYEVGFNRAGRIMMQLERAGIVGRQQGAKPRDILYHDLPSLEARLQELGLF
- a CDS encoding LolA family protein, with protein sequence MIRRILYVAALLAGVCEASAAGRAEEILGRVAEGFRAMKDYTVRFEVAADEYRTPGSYAVRGGSYYLRLGDDAEVYSDGRLRYEVDNRRREVTVTEVNRASRNILDNPVRAFDFLGSEYDFSLEGESGGRATVRLVPTAENDTSAGVVTLVVDTSSMRPVSLAYDYDGERVGIRVTGIEPQAGHFRTFDRQAYGGYEFIDFR